The candidate division WOR-3 bacterium genome has a window encoding:
- a CDS encoding sigma-54 dependent transcriptional regulator, whose protein sequence is MKILLVDDERRFCEMTAENLRALGYEVKPVFSGEEAVQILEQEKFDVVITDLKMVPVDGMAVLKKAKKVNPQGDVVVITGYGTIAGAVAAMKQGAFDFITKPVALDHLQAVLEKIAEHQKTREENRQLKEELKQTSRFAELVGDSPALARVKSLIAKVAPSDATVLITGESGTGKELVARTIHRLSKRAQNPFVVMHAAALPETLLESELFGYEKGAFTGATGRKSGRLEQAQGGTIFLDEIGEITASLQVKLLRFLQDRSFVRLGGRETITVDARIVAATNRNLPEEVRAGRFREDLYYRLAVFPIHLPPLREHKEDIPALARHILNRHGYQKELSSEVMQILLSYDWPGNVRELENVLERALILSEKGEIKPQCIQFPEPALSFKSASEAAGTLWEMERKMVEEALARAGGNKSKAAKLLGITRRMLYTKLAKFGIETEDGE, encoded by the coding sequence ATGAAGATTTTACTGGTGGACGATGAGCGGCGGTTCTGCGAGATGACCGCGGAAAACCTGCGTGCCCTCGGTTATGAGGTGAAGCCGGTTTTCAGTGGTGAAGAGGCGGTCCAGATTCTTGAACAGGAGAAGTTTGATGTGGTGATTACCGACCTGAAGATGGTGCCGGTGGATGGAATGGCGGTTCTAAAAAAGGCGAAGAAGGTAAATCCGCAAGGCGATGTGGTGGTCATCACCGGCTACGGCACGATTGCAGGGGCGGTGGCAGCGATGAAACAGGGTGCGTTTGACTTCATCACGAAGCCGGTGGCGCTGGACCACTTGCAGGCGGTGCTGGAGAAGATTGCGGAGCATCAGAAGACGAGAGAGGAAAACCGGCAGTTGAAAGAGGAGTTGAAACAGACGAGCCGGTTTGCCGAACTGGTTGGTGATAGCCCGGCACTGGCGCGGGTTAAGAGTTTGATTGCCAAGGTGGCGCCGAGCGATGCTACGGTGCTCATCACTGGAGAAAGCGGCACGGGCAAAGAACTGGTGGCGCGGACGATTCACCGTTTGAGCAAGCGGGCGCAAAACCCGTTTGTCGTGATGCATGCAGCAGCGCTACCTGAGACCCTGCTGGAGTCGGAACTTTTCGGGTATGAAAAAGGGGCGTTCACCGGCGCGACGGGCCGGAAATCGGGCCGGCTGGAGCAGGCACAGGGAGGAACAATTTTTCTTGACGAGATTGGTGAAATTACCGCATCGTTACAGGTAAAACTGCTGCGCTTTCTCCAGGACAGAAGTTTTGTCCGTCTGGGCGGCAGGGAGACGATAACGGTTGATGCCCGAATTGTGGCGGCAACAAACCGGAACTTGCCGGAAGAGGTCCGAGCGGGCAGGTTTCGGGAGGACCTTTACTACCGGCTGGCGGTGTTTCCGATTCATCTGCCACCGCTGCGCGAGCACAAAGAGGACATTCCGGCGCTTGCCCGACATATCCTGAACCGGCACGGTTACCAGAAGGAACTTTCTTCGGAGGTGATGCAGATATTGCTGAGTTACGACTGGCCCGGCAATGTGCGGGAACTGGAGAATGTGCTGGAGCGGGCGCTGATTTTATCAGAAAAAGGGGAGATAAAACCTCAGTGTATCCAATTTCCCGAACCGGCACTCAGTTTTAAATCGGCATCAGAGGCCGCGGGCACACTCTGGGAGATGGAACGCAAGATGGTGGAAGAGGCGCTGGCGCGTGCCGGTGGTAACAAGTCAAAGGCGGCAAAACTCCTTGGTATTACGCGGCGGATGCTCTACACAAAACTGGCAAAGTTCGGGATTGAAACCGAGGATGGCGAATGA